One genomic segment of Marinitoga piezophila KA3 includes these proteins:
- the rpsP gene encoding 30S ribosomal protein S16, which translates to MVKIRLNRMGRRHRPFYRIVVVDSREKRSGKYIESLGFYDPLRENDTFKVDVDKAVEWILKGAQPTETARSILSKAGVMKKVHEIKFEKKA; encoded by the coding sequence ATGGTAAAGATAAGATTGAACAGGATGGGAAGAAGACATAGACCTTTTTACAGAATTGTAGTAGTTGATTCAAGGGAAAAAAGAAGTGGAAAGTATATTGAATCATTAGGATTTTATGATCCACTAAGAGAAAACGACACTTTCAAAGTTGATGTTGATAAAGCTGTAGAATGGATTTTAAAAGGTGCACAACCAACAGAAACAGCAAGATCAATATTATCAAAAGCTGGAGTAATGAAAAAGGTACACGAAATAAAATTTGAAAAGAAAGCTTAA
- a CDS encoding alpha-amylase family glycosyl hydrolase, with amino-acid sequence MKNLKNLYLFLKEKIDSGKTNYAIPKRWMPDDYEGIVKIRGRKFVVNPYEYFSRVIEKIMKNADENIDYSKPLSLVTGEKSSEWIKKAIVYSAHVRMTTAYQHNADAPFFMPVDDLGFKESGTFLKMIALLPYLKQYNVDAIYLLPITQSSNKFKKGEVGSPYAVKSFHHVEKDYHDPILEKFNADEEFAAFVEAAHMYGMRVILDFIPRTAARDNDLILEHPDWFYWIDIKELSSYGPPKIEGLDFEQPSAENLPVLYSNEEVKRHLKKFRWAPNITDPQKWENFVKKNKNNPDFLEEIVREFKVITVPGFSDWINDPQPTWDDVTFLRLFMSHPEESEKYLENPQEQPPYVLYDVVKSSKFPGKEINSGLWEMISNIMPYFQKNFGIDGARLDMGHALPKELEHQIISNAKNYDPSFAIIAEELSMDNHIKAKNSGYDAILGNTWWAEPRHKESWFIKTTRDIMPALSVPSFATAETPDSPRAVTRDGGELFSKLSAVVNTFMPNGITFINSGSEIFEKQPMNLGLDFEKPEEERFKYLEPTDQFYGKLAFFDYYALHWDTDRHMVRLLVALGKIKKEHADLIANISNFRYTDHMDKVFSIFYWDGNKGLLIPVNLNFDKSVNFAYDLGYHTWRGHHKISLLLENYRRCEFKWDEGAWLNITLNPGEAKIYLVE; translated from the coding sequence ATGAAAAATTTAAAGAATCTTTATCTTTTTTTAAAGGAAAAAATAGATTCGGGAAAGACAAATTATGCCATACCAAAAAGATGGATGCCTGATGATTATGAAGGAATTGTGAAAATCAGGGGGAGAAAGTTTGTAGTAAATCCTTATGAATATTTTTCAAGAGTAATTGAAAAAATTATGAAAAATGCAGATGAGAATATTGATTATTCAAAACCATTATCTTTAGTAACAGGAGAAAAATCCAGCGAATGGATAAAAAAAGCCATAGTATATAGTGCTCATGTAAGAATGACAACAGCATATCAACATAATGCAGATGCCCCATTTTTTATGCCTGTTGATGATTTAGGATTTAAAGAAAGTGGAACATTTTTAAAGATGATAGCGCTGCTGCCATATTTAAAACAATACAATGTAGATGCCATATATTTATTGCCAATTACACAATCAAGCAATAAATTTAAAAAAGGTGAAGTAGGTTCTCCATATGCAGTAAAGAGTTTTCATCACGTTGAAAAGGATTATCATGATCCTATTCTTGAAAAATTCAATGCAGATGAGGAATTTGCAGCCTTTGTTGAAGCAGCGCATATGTATGGCATGAGAGTTATACTTGACTTTATTCCAAGAACAGCTGCGAGGGATAATGATTTAATACTTGAACATCCAGATTGGTTCTATTGGATTGATATAAAGGAATTATCCTCATACGGACCACCAAAAATCGAAGGATTGGATTTTGAACAACCGTCAGCTGAAAATTTGCCTGTATTATATTCAAATGAAGAAGTAAAAAGGCATTTAAAGAAATTTAGATGGGCACCGAATATTACAGACCCGCAAAAATGGGAAAATTTTGTAAAGAAAAACAAAAATAATCCAGATTTTCTTGAAGAAATAGTAAGAGAATTTAAGGTTATTACAGTTCCAGGTTTTTCTGACTGGATAAATGATCCACAACCAACATGGGATGATGTTACATTCTTAAGATTATTTATGAGTCATCCAGAAGAATCAGAAAAATATCTTGAAAATCCGCAGGAACAACCACCATATGTGTTATATGACGTTGTGAAATCCAGCAAATTTCCTGGAAAAGAAATAAATTCGGGATTATGGGAAATGATTTCCAATATAATGCCATATTTCCAGAAAAATTTTGGTATAGATGGCGCAAGACTTGATATGGGACATGCACTTCCAAAAGAATTAGAACATCAGATTATATCAAATGCGAAAAATTATGATCCTTCATTTGCAATAATAGCAGAAGAATTATCAATGGATAATCATATAAAGGCAAAAAATAGCGGATATGATGCGATTCTTGGGAATACATGGTGGGCAGAGCCAAGACATAAAGAAAGCTGGTTTATAAAAACAACAAGAGATATAATGCCAGCATTATCTGTTCCATCATTTGCAACAGCGGAAACACCTGATTCTCCAAGGGCAGTAACAAGAGATGGCGGAGAATTATTCTCAAAACTTTCTGCAGTTGTTAATACATTTATGCCAAATGGAATAACATTTATAAATTCAGGAAGCGAAATTTTTGAAAAACAGCCAATGAATTTAGGGCTTGACTTTGAGAAACCAGAAGAAGAAAGATTTAAATACTTAGAACCTACAGATCAATTCTATGGAAAACTTGCGTTCTTTGATTATTATGCACTTCACTGGGATACAGACAGGCATATGGTAAGATTGCTTGTGGCATTGGGAAAAATAAAGAAAGAACATGCAGATTTAATTGCAAATATATCCAACTTCAGATATACCGATCATATGGATAAAGTATTTTCAATATTCTATTGGGATGGAAATAAAGGATTATTAATACCTGTAAACCTTAATTTTGATAAGTCTGTAAATTTTGCATATGATTTAGGGTATCATACATGGCGAGGACATCATAAAATAAGCCTTTTACTGGAAAATTATAGGCGCTGTGAATTCAAATGGGATGAAGGGGCATGGTTGAATATAACATTAAATCCAGGAGAAGCTAAAATATATCTTGTTGAATAA
- the rimM gene encoding ribosome maturation factor RimM (Essential for efficient processing of 16S rRNA) — translation MKRLEDLLKDRIAIGEISNTHGLDGRMKLFPLSNEESLFENLTDVLLYNPKTRKFLYAKITEIKKANKLYIIRIAGVENIASAQRYKDFVIYINKNELPELNDDEFYYFELLGKNVYYEDGEYIGKIKDILETGANEVLIIENQINKYEKDETLYPLLKENLISFNKEKDDITVKRLEWYEDDTEDRD, via the coding sequence ATGAAGAGGTTAGAAGACCTCTTGAAGGATAGAATAGCTATTGGTGAAATATCCAATACTCATGGATTAGATGGAAGAATGAAATTATTTCCTCTATCAAATGAGGAAAGTTTGTTTGAAAATTTAACAGATGTATTATTATACAATCCTAAAACAAGAAAATTTCTGTATGCAAAGATAACCGAAATAAAAAAAGCAAATAAACTGTATATTATCAGGATTGCTGGTGTGGAAAATATAGCCAGCGCACAAAGATATAAGGATTTTGTAATATATATAAATAAAAACGAATTACCGGAATTAAATGATGATGAATTCTATTATTTTGAACTTCTTGGCAAGAATGTTTATTATGAAGATGGAGAATATATTGGAAAAATAAAGGATATTCTCGAAACAGGTGCCAATGAGGTTTTGATCATTGAAAATCAAATAAACAAATATGAAAAAGACGAAACCTTATATCCTTTATTAAAAGAAAATCTCATTTCTTTTAATAAAGAAAAAGATGATATTACAGTAAAGAGATTGGAATGGTATGAAGATGATACCGAAGATAGAGATTGA
- the ffh gene encoding signal recognition particle protein: MFDSIQKKLSKAFKNLKGQGKLSEKNIKDAVREVKMSLLEADVNYKVVKDFVERVKEKALGKEVLESLTPDQEFIRIVRDELIELMGGNEKPKLNISKRPGYIMLVGLQGSGKTTHAAKLAKYFKKQGKSPLLVAADTYRPAAIDQLVQLGESIGVPVFTGDRKNAVNIVKEAMDYAEKLLHDIVILDTAGRLHIDEEMMNELVEIKKLVEPDEILMVVDAMIGQDAVNSAKEFNDRLELDGFIVTKLDGDARGGVIISIRQITNKPIKFVGVGEKVDDLELFYPDRYASRILGMGDVLSLIEKVETEIDKEKAEEAANKFLEGKFDLNDFLEQIQQIRKLGPLSKILEMIPGIPKEGIDFNKGEEELKKIEAIINSMTKEERRKPRIINYSRKQRIAKGSGTTLQDINKLLKSYEQMKKMMKQVKKMKNKKSLFGKMPFGF, encoded by the coding sequence TTGTTTGATAGCATACAAAAAAAATTATCAAAAGCTTTTAAAAACTTAAAAGGACAGGGAAAATTATCAGAAAAAAATATAAAAGATGCTGTTAGAGAAGTAAAAATGTCTCTTCTTGAGGCGGATGTTAATTATAAGGTTGTAAAGGACTTTGTTGAAAGAGTAAAAGAAAAAGCTCTTGGTAAAGAAGTTCTTGAAAGTTTAACCCCTGACCAGGAATTTATAAGAATTGTTAGAGATGAATTAATCGAATTAATGGGTGGAAATGAAAAACCAAAGTTAAATATTTCAAAAAGACCTGGTTATATAATGCTTGTAGGGCTTCAGGGAAGCGGTAAAACTACACATGCAGCAAAACTTGCTAAATATTTTAAAAAACAGGGAAAGTCCCCTTTACTTGTTGCTGCTGATACTTACAGACCCGCAGCTATTGATCAATTAGTACAGTTAGGCGAAAGCATTGGTGTTCCTGTATTTACCGGCGATAGAAAGAATGCTGTAAATATAGTTAAAGAAGCTATGGACTATGCAGAAAAATTGTTGCATGATATTGTAATACTCGATACTGCCGGTCGATTACATATAGACGAGGAAATGATGAATGAATTAGTTGAAATAAAAAAACTCGTTGAACCTGATGAAATCTTAATGGTTGTAGATGCAATGATTGGTCAGGATGCTGTTAATTCCGCAAAAGAATTCAATGATAGGCTTGAATTAGATGGATTTATTGTCACTAAACTTGACGGTGACGCAAGAGGCGGGGTTATCATTTCCATTAGACAGATAACTAACAAACCTATTAAATTTGTTGGTGTTGGTGAAAAGGTTGATGACCTTGAACTCTTCTATCCAGATAGATATGCAAGTAGAATTCTTGGAATGGGTGATGTTCTTTCATTAATTGAAAAGGTTGAAACTGAAATTGATAAAGAAAAGGCTGAAGAGGCTGCTAATAAGTTTCTTGAAGGAAAATTTGATTTAAATGATTTTCTTGAACAGATTCAACAAATAAGAAAATTAGGTCCTCTTTCAAAAATTCTTGAAATGATACCAGGAATTCCAAAAGAAGGTATAGATTTTAACAAAGGTGAAGAAGAATTGAAAAAGATTGAAGCTATAATAAATTCTATGACAAAAGAGGAAAGAAGAAAGCCAAGAATTATAAATTATTCAAGAAAACAGAGAATTGCAAAAGGTAGCGGAACTACTTTACAGGATATAAATAAGCTTCTTAAATCTTATGAACAGATGAAAAAGATGATGAAGCAGGTAAAAAAGATGAAAAATAAAAAGTCTTTATTTGGAAAAATGCCATTTGGATTTTAA
- a CDS encoding CD0519/CD1768 family membrane protein, translating to MEEKEIVQKTNLLEPTLFVIISLIIFIPVMNIMGVSNFFKTLMSTAHDLLLNTVFFIMAVAVLTSAFGNILSEFGVVYLLNKLLSKLMRPLYNLPGAASLGILTTYLSDNPAILSLAQDKQFVKYFEKWQIPLLCNLGTSFGMGLIVTTFMIAQSSNMGTNLVGPVLLGNLGAVIGSIISVRIFSIYTKKYYKNSESFSGTENVNYWNATKGGYVSRLIDALLEGGKVGVDLGLSIIPGVLIISTMVMMFTNGPKDPSIGYQGLPYEGVPVLQWIGERLEFILNFLFGFKSPKLIAFPLTSLGSTGAALALVPRFIESNSITANDIAVLTSIGMTWSGYLSTHIAMMDSLKARKLASKAILSHTIAGILAGFITHLLYVLIF from the coding sequence ATGGAAGAAAAAGAAATTGTTCAAAAAACCAATCTTTTAGAACCCACACTTTTTGTTATTATTTCCCTTATCATTTTTATTCCTGTAATGAATATTATGGGGGTTAGCAACTTTTTTAAAACTCTAATGTCTACAGCACATGATCTATTGTTGAATACTGTTTTCTTTATTATGGCAGTTGCTGTTTTAACAAGCGCTTTTGGTAACATCCTTTCAGAATTTGGCGTTGTATATCTATTGAATAAATTATTATCAAAATTAATGCGCCCTCTTTACAACCTTCCAGGTGCAGCTTCACTTGGAATTTTAACAACATATCTATCTGACAATCCAGCTATTTTATCCCTTGCCCAGGATAAGCAATTTGTAAAGTATTTTGAAAAATGGCAGATTCCCTTATTATGTAATTTAGGGACTTCTTTTGGAATGGGTTTAATAGTTACTACATTTATGATTGCTCAATCTTCTAATATGGGAACAAATCTTGTAGGTCCTGTATTATTAGGGAATTTGGGCGCTGTAATTGGAAGTATTATAAGTGTAAGAATTTTTTCAATTTATACTAAAAAATATTATAAAAATAGTGAAAGTTTTAGCGGAACGGAAAATGTAAATTACTGGAATGCAACAAAAGGTGGTTATGTTTCACGTTTAATAGATGCTTTGCTTGAAGGTGGAAAAGTTGGGGTTGATCTTGGACTTTCTATAATACCTGGCGTTTTAATTATAAGTACAATGGTTATGATGTTCACAAACGGTCCAAAAGATCCTTCAATTGGATATCAAGGTTTGCCTTATGAAGGTGTTCCTGTTTTACAGTGGATTGGCGAAAGATTGGAATTTATACTAAATTTCCTTTTTGGATTTAAATCACCAAAGTTAATCGCATTTCCTTTGACATCTCTTGGTTCAACAGGTGCCGCATTGGCTTTAGTGCCAAGATTTATTGAATCAAACTCCATAACCGCAAATGATATTGCGGTTTTAACCTCAATAGGAATGACATGGAGCGGCTATCTTTCAACACATATTGCAATGATGGATTCTTTAAAAGCAAGAAAACTTGCAAGTAAAGCTATTCTTTCTCATACAATCGCCGGTATACTTGCCGGGTTTATTACTCATCTTTTATATGTGCTAATTTTCTGA
- a CDS encoding KH domain-containing protein has translation MKELLETIIKGIVKNPDAVKITESKNGDEIIFEIHTDPADVGQIIGKDGRTIKSINTLLTAAKKDENTKFLLKVIR, from the coding sequence ATGAAAGAATTATTAGAAACCATAATTAAAGGAATAGTAAAAAATCCTGACGCTGTTAAGATTACTGAATCAAAAAACGGTGATGAAATAATATTTGAAATACATACAGATCCAGCAGATGTTGGACAAATTATAGGTAAAGACGGAAGAACTATTAAATCAATAAATACATTATTAACAGCTGCTAAAAAGGACGAAAACACTAAATTCCTTTTAAAGGTAATCAGGTGA
- a CDS encoding ribbon-helix-helix protein, CopG family, which yields MSLERHNIMIDPETWKILQELKRIQNKSISAILREAVNSFLETNKYNKVYFKMMANVPACDDQENKELTEMLETLTEDDLKVVESYEIHR from the coding sequence ATGAGTTTAGAACGTCACAATATAATGATCGATCCGGAAACATGGAAGATTCTTCAAGAATTGAAACGTATACAAAACAAAAGTATAAGTGCTATTTTACGTGAAGCTGTTAACAGTTTTCTCGAAACTAATAAGTACAATAAAGTATATTTTAAAATGATGGCTAATGTGCCAGCATGTGATGATCAAGAAAATAAAGAGCTAACTGAAATGTTAGAAACATTGACCGAAGATGATCTAAAGGTTGTTGAAAGTTATGAAATACACCGTTAA